A section of the Salmo trutta chromosome 4, fSalTru1.1, whole genome shotgun sequence genome encodes:
- the LOC115191516 gene encoding nischarin-like: MSVLALKEALRRLLTLRYVKMKTFSMKIVVLLGFVMLLSIALAEHDHGHQHIIEKRSSSEERGRGPGRGFPNFLQQYNYFLLLQRLGLFPAPAVPAPAAPAPAAPAPAPAPAPAPAPAPAPAPAPAGR, translated from the exons ATGAGTGTGCTAGCGCTTAAAGAGGCACTGAGAAGGCTTTTAACCCTGAGATACGTTAAG ATGAAGACTTTCAGCATGAAGATTGTTGTGCTACTTGGATTTGTGATGCTTCTCTCTATTGCTCTG GCTGAGCATGACCATGGCCATCAGCATATCATTGAGAAGCGCTCTTCAAGTGAAGAG CGTGGCCGTGGCCCTGGCCGTGGCTTTCCAAACTTTCTCCAGCAGTACAACTACTTTCTGCTTCTGCAAAGACTTGGTCTTTTCCCAGCCCCTGCAGTACCTGCCCCTGCAGCACCTGCCCCTGCAGCACcggccccagccccagctccagccccagctccagccccagctccagccccagctccagctccagctggTCGCTGA
- the LOC115192049 gene encoding alpha-protein kinase 3-like isoform X2 — protein MSVLALTEALRRLLTLRYVKMKIVVLLGFVMLLSIALAEHDHGHQHIIEKRSSSEERGRGPGRGFPNFLQQYNYFLLLQRLGLFPAPAVPAPAALAPAPAPAPAPAPAPAPAPAPAGR, from the exons ATGAGTGTGCTAGCGCTTACAGAGGCACTGAGAAGGCTTTTAACCCTGAGATACGTTAAG ATGAAGATTGTTGTGCTACTTGGATTTGTGATGCTTCTCTCTATTGCTCTG GCTGAGCATGACCATGGCCATCAGCATATCATTGAGAAGCGCTCTTCAAGTGAAGAG CGTGGCCGTGGCCCTGGCCGTGGCTTTCCAAACTTTCTCCAGCAGTACAACTACTTTCTGCTTCTGCAAAGACTTGGTCTTTTCCCAGCCCCTGCAGTACCTGCCCCTGCAGCACtggccccagccccagctccagccccagctccagccccagctccagccccagctccagctccagctggTCGCTGA